TTGTATTCTTATTGAAATAAATCCACAAATTAAAAAGATGATTAAAAAAAGGTTAAACCTATTTCAATTTCCACCTTGGAAAAATATGTTTAAGTATTTCCTTATCATTACTAGATATTTGTGTATTCCTCAATAGAGTTATGAAATCTGTGAATTAGGTCCAAAAACTGGTTAGCCTATGATCACCATTAAaccagacttggggtaattgtaattgtaatcgttaatcagctgtaattgattactatttttcaagtaatcagtgtaatcattaatcagccaaaaatctgattacatgtaatttaatttaatcaattacttttcaaaataccctgtaatcatgattactttttgattacattctgattacaatgaaaaaaatctaaaattgtgtttttggtcattaaatgaacctctttgttattcatatatgataaattttaaacatactaAAATGGTTTGGGTACTTCAAGCAtgtctacttcagtaaaaaataaagttacagtattgaaaagtcatcattagcctaagcagagacatataatacaattatatatctttttggtaaaagatattgtacatacatgtatattcattgttttataatgatcttcatattaatttttgataataactgttatatattcaagtaatacttttctttaaccctgaattataatcttttgttgatttttgtgatttttgtcaactttgaattgacaggtaggagaccaattaatgtttgtttttattgcaattaccaattgagtatagctgtagggaaacatatatgataaaagatgaatcagacatgaaaatttatctaattagcacattaattaaaagttggacaaatatgttattaaattttttttttgtatttggacagGACAtataaaatgcaatgatttttagtacttgcatattgtttacaatttgattaaacatttctattaaaatttaacatagtttaaactggtaactttatttcatccatatttaaacttccataaactgcaacttggaatacatataaattatgaaagaggtcagaagaaaaacaaaaaaactcttgattatgaAATATcgttattaaatttaattcaaaataattcagagatcattggtgataaagtttaatgtatatatatgtagtgaaatttggtgtttatttaaataaatgaagtttaATTTAAAGTTATAATTAAACTGTCAACCAAATGaaatactttctcaaaaatgctatagttatatttaacgtttattcattcacatcattcaaaaatgttttgtttttaaattcattgtaatcagatgtaatcacgATTACTTtgtcaatgtaatcattaatttaatcagatactttcagaaatgatgtaatcattaatttaatttaatcgtacaaatgacaaagtaattgtaatttaatcaattacattgaaagtaatcggacccatctctgcaTTAAACACTTACTTTTGTGTTATCCCACTTTTTCATTGGAGTTTGAAATTTAGTTGAACATTCATTAAGTACATGTATGCTAAgatattaaaaaacattttggtgcaaaataacaaaaaataaaagatgagTGAAAATCATGAACATGTAGCATCAAAGCATGATGAagcaatatttgattttatttctaAAGCTCGAAACCTATTCTTTCCATTTCAACAGGAAATGAATTAAAACATTAAGTACAAAACTTTaagataagaaaaattaaaaatgatgtaaaaactCTTCCCTACAATAATAAGTGTAAATTTCGTGATATCATtcttaaaaatcatttttgaaatatcaatatatattgtAGTTACATCCTGACATTGTATGACTTATAACTTTGATGAAAGGTTTTGAATAAATTGGAatttaatttggttttaaaaaagcTTCAAAAGAGTTTTATTAGCTAATAGAAAATCTCCTCATTTACGAAATGTAAttggttgtttttttaagtttcaagTATCTCCTTCAACTAGTCTATGCTCAATATAAAAGCTCTTATAATCTAACAATGAACAGTGCATCTATAAACATACTTAAGCAACAATTCATATTTACTTAAAACTTTCTTTTGACCCTAAATATACAAGTCTTAAAAGTCTGTTGTttccaaaatgtaaaaaaaaattcaaaaaatttaaaccTCTAATAAATCTGACAAGAAATGGCATACCTTTTTGCATAAAATAGTTTGAAgtatgacagaaaaaaatatgtctgcaTCAACTGATAGAATTGTAAATAGCAGAGTTGTTTTTTGGCTAAATTCctataagataaaattgagaatgggaacgGGTAATTTCTACTTCCTAATAAATTTCCATTAGTTATTCATGAAACATCATTCAGATGTTAGAAAATGTTCTCTAAATAGAAAGTTTCCTATATTGATCAATTTCACTCTTTTGTAAACTTACACAAATACATTGTGTAAGTCATATATGGTGTTGAAAATGATGATAACACTCTTTTGCACATATTAAGAAAGCTTTTCATAAGTACATACAagttttctaattaaaaaataagaTGCTTATTTTGATGATTCTTCTACTTCCTCCAATGCTGATTCTTCTACTTCCTCCAATGCTAATTCTTTTTCTTCTAATGCAGATTCTTCAATTTCTTCCACTTTCTCTTCATCTTTTTTCTCTTCTTCCCCTTTTTCACTAGGTATATCTTGGGATGTATTCATAGAAGATAGAGAAGAATCTGCATCATCTTCTACATTACTGGTCAGATCCACCATTTCAGAGCTAATTTCATCCACATACTCTGTGGACATATTCTCCATCATACTGTCATCCTCCCCGCTATCCAAGATGACTTCCCCGTAACGCACATGAGTTTTCCTGTGTCGATGTAAATTCCAACTTCTTGAGAACCTTTTCCCACATACATTACAGGAAAATCTAAGTATGTGGTTGTACTTGTGGAATTTCAAAGATTGTGCATCTCTGAAATACTTTCCACAAGTGTCACACTGCATTCCTCCTACAAAATCTGGGCTTACCTCCCCAGGTGAAACACGTTGTCGCTTCTTCTGCTGCTGATGATTCAGAAGATTAGAAAAACCATGTATACCCATCATGTGCATTTCTAACAAATGCTTAGCAACAAACATTTGTTTACAAATCTGACATTCAAACATAGCTTCTAATGTTCCTGGAAATAGATCTGAATCCTGCTGACTGGCATCAGCGCTACCCTCTTCACTAGATTGATATTGCTGGTTTTTAGCTGAGGTGCTAGATGAATTGTTTGGCTCGGACATTTCTGCATCATTTGACTTTTCTGTATCTCTCTGAGGTGCCATCATCTGTAAGGTGGGTGGTGGTGGTGGTTGAGAGGGTCTTACAAACATGTATTGTTGGGAATAGTTAACTGATTGACCTGTTAATTTTGGTTGAATGTGTGACATGTCAACAACTGTCtttgttagttttatttttcCTTCACTATCTTTCTTTCTTCCTTCTCTATAATACTCTCTGTAGTCATCTACAAAATCAAAGTTAAACTAACTATATATAGGAACAAACAAATGATTTGAAGATATTGCTCTGATTAATAATAAGAATAGAATATTTATTATACTTGTATAGATGCATAATATTGATGTGAATTAATTGTCATATTTTGTTCTTTTACTAATTAGATTAAAAAGCAAACTTAAGTTTTCTTGTTCAAGTTCATGATGATGCTCTGtgactttctattttttgtaagtAGTAATggtcattttattttagaaaatgaatgaaaaaactTGTATATATGTAACTTCTTTAACTAACACATACATGCATATGTATCACCCTTAATTAATTTGAGAatatggaaaaggggaatgtgtaaaagagacaacaccttgaccaaagagcagaaaatcgCCAAAGGTCACcagttgttttcaaatttcaacatagTGAGAAAACTCCGTACCTTGAAGCGGA
This sequence is a window from Mytilus edulis chromosome 1, xbMytEdul2.2, whole genome shotgun sequence. Protein-coding genes within it:
- the LOC139495083 gene encoding zinc finger and BTB domain-containing protein 18.2-like, which encodes MNSAPLSMVYRCDKQTSKLSQQLKHFYSCGEFCDVILYSKSSQIHAHRLILAAFSPYFYHCIHRNTDRRNVAEIQLRSYDDRIVKSIVDFFYNGVITVDSDSAEQIFSLANTLQVKEVEKLCLTFLNAQQSFASEIEDRKPHFDTEIGRYSIVEPSKVESSSRSSPRTSPSVSTSGRPLSDSGSVETVDSDVVNIKTEVQDFSYEALQDDYREYYREGRKKDSEGKIKLTKTVVDMSHIQPKLTGQSVNYSQQYMFVRPSQPPPPPTLQMMAPQRDTEKSNDAEMSEPNNSSSTSAKNQQYQSSEEGSADASQQDSDLFPGTLEAMFECQICKQMFVAKHLLEMHMMGIHGFSNLLNHQQQKKRQRVSPGEVSPDFVGGMQCDTCGKYFRDAQSLKFHKYNHILRFSCNVCGKRFSRSWNLHRHRKTHVRYGEVILDSGEDDSMMENMSTEYVDEISSEMVDLTSNVEDDADSSLSSMNTSQDIPSEKGEEEKKDEEKVEEIEESALEEKELALEEVEESALEEVEESSK